From one Tachysurus vachellii isolate PV-2020 chromosome 23, HZAU_Pvac_v1, whole genome shotgun sequence genomic stretch:
- the si:ch211-260e23.9 gene encoding tumor protein p53-inducible nuclear protein 1: protein MISKILMQLLHGGAREEADSVVVENESCVELLESEDGDWIIINMSDHSSLRLLDKDPLENLLIEHPSMSVYQMFRQRTNEEDVFDKVYSPRCVQVRRDVSTLLGLWCGSVLFSDPRARPYSERRKLSRSSLSRQNLLRTRNSNTEHRYGHFKQPSQRLYNY from the exons ATGATCAGTAAAATTCTGATGCAGCTCCTGCATGGTGGTGCGAGAGAGGAGGCAGACAGTGTCGTGGTGGAGAACGAGAGCTGCGTGGAGCTGCTTGAGAGTGAAGATGGAGACTGGATCATCATTAACATGTCAG atcacTCATCTCTACGACTTCTTGATAAAGATCCTCTGGAGAATCTGCTCATCGAGCATCCCAGCATGTCCGTATACCAGATGTTCCGTCAAAGGACAAATGAGGAAGACGTTTTTGATAAAGTTTACTCTCCCAG gtGTGTACAGGTAAGGCGTGATGTGTCAACTCTCCTGGGCTTGTGGTGTGGTTCTGTGCTGTTCTCTGATCCGAGAGCTCGGCCGTATTCCGAACGCAGGAAGCTAAGCCGCAGTTCACTCAGCAGGCAGAACCTGCTCCGGACTCGCAACTCCAACACCGAGCACCGCTACGGTCACTTCAAACAGCCGAGTCAGCGTCTGTACAACTACTGA
- the ccne1 gene encoding G1/S-specific cyclin-E1 — MPSKSVINTQVKIKTDQASKSSSGRSRKRKADVAIHLQDPDEEVSEVQMRKKQCQETAGCSPHQEDKQVGVVCMGFTQYSSRNVFVTPTRPSPLPALCWASKDDVWNNLLKKDQLYLHNMHVMERHPNLQPKMRAILLDWLIEVCEVYKLHRETFYLAQDYFDRFMATQKNVQKSTLQLIGISALFIAAKMEEIYPPKVHQFAYVTDGACTEEEILSMEVIIMKELNWSLSPLTPVSWLNIYMQMAYLKEFTKVLMPQFPQDTFIQIAELLDLCVLDVRSLEFSSSLLAASALFHFSSLELIMKVSGLKWCDVARCVSWMVPFAVAIREVGSSSLKTFKGVPVENTHNIQSHAPYLDWLGQVHSHQLEDLEHSQNPPVPSGVLTPPPSSEKPEDSSS, encoded by the exons ATGCCCAgtaagagtgt GATAAACACACAAGTGAAGATTAAAACAGATCAAGCTTCTAAATCCAGCTCAGGACGGTCCAGGAAGAGGAAAGCAGATGTTGCTATT CATTTACAAGATCCAGATGAGGAAGTTTCAGAGGTGCAGATGAGGAAGAAGCAGTGTCAGGAG ACGGCAGGCTGCTCGCCACATCAGGAGGATAAACAGGTTGGCGTTGTCTGTATGGGATTCACACAGTACAGCAGCAGGAATGTGTTTGTCACCCCGACCCGGCCCTCGCCCCTGCCTGCCCTGTG TTGGGCGAGTAAAGACGACGTGTGGAACAACCTGCTGAAGAAGGACCAACTTTACCTCCACAACATGCACGTGATGGAGAGACACCCCAACCTGCAGCCCAAAATGAGGGCCATTCTGCTGGACTGGTTAAtcgag gtatgTGAGGTGTATAAACTCCACAGGGAGACGTTTTATTTAGCTCAGGATTATTTTGATCGTTTCATGGCCACACAGAAGAACGTTCAGAAGTCCACACTGCAGCTCATCGGCATTTCTGCTCTCTTCATTGCCGCCAAGATGGAG GAGATTTATCCTCCTAAAGTGCACCAGTTTGCGTACGTGACTGATGGAGCGTGTACAGAGGAGGAGATCCTCAGCATGGAGGTCATAATCATGAAG gagctgAACTGGAGTCTGAGTCCCTTAACTCCAGTGTCGTGGCTGAACATCTACATGCAGATGGCGTATCTAAAGGAGTTCACCAAAGTTCTCATGCCACAGTTTCCTCAGGACACCTTCATACAGATTGCTGAG ctgttggatttgtgtgttttggatgTCAGGAGTTTGGAGTTCTCCTCCAGCCTGCTGGCAGCTTCAGCTTTGTTCCACTTCTCATCTCTGGAGCTCATCATGAAGGTCTCCG gtctgAAGTGGTGTGATGTGGCACGCTGTGTGAGCTGGATGGTACCATTTGCAGTGGCGATACGTGAAGTAGGAAGCTCGtccttaaaaacatttaaaggcGTTCCAGTAGAGAACACGCACAACATTCAGAGCCACGCCCCCTACCTGGACTGGCTG GGACAAGTTCACTCCCATCAGCTGGAGGATTTAGAACACAGCCAGAACCCGCCCGTCCCATCCGGAGTCCTGACTCCGCCCCCCAGCAGTGAGAAACCTGAGGACTCTTCATCCTGA
- the zgc:162297 gene encoding uncharacterized protein F13E9.13, mitochondrial, whose product MKFVKLFGRLKTNIIGMIHVGSLPGTPLHRSAVPELLEEACREAELYQQGAVDGLLIENMHDVPYVCDSGPEVCAVMTVVCSAVKKLCPALPVGVQVLAANNQTALAIALASGLDFIRAEGFVFSHVADEGLMNACAGELLRYRKHIGAEHIQIFTDIKKKHSAHVLTADVCVVETAKAAEFFLSDGVVVTGPSTGVQANPQELIEVMRSVQIPVLIGSGVTHENVDDYLQADALIVGSHFKNGGRWENSVDPVRVKSFMEKIHKLRN is encoded by the exons ATGAAATTTGTGAAGCTTTTTGGACGCTTAAAGACAAACATCATTGGCATGATCCATGTTGGATCTTTACCTG gaACTCCATTACACAGGTCTGCAGTTCCTGAGCTCCTGGAGGAGGCGTGTAGAGAAGCAGAACTttaccagcagggggcagta GATGGGTTGCTGATTGAGAACATGCACGATGTGCCATATGTATGTGACTCGGGGCCAGAGGTATGTGCGGTGATGACAGTTGTGTGTTCTGCAGTGAAGAAACTCTGTCCAGCTCTTCCAGTCGGTGTTCAGGTTCTAGCAGCCAATAATCAAACAGCCCTGGCCATCGCCCTCGCCTCAG GACTGGATTTTATCCGAGCAGAAGGCTTTGTGTTCTCTCATGTGGCTGATGAAGGCCTGATGAACGCATGTGCTGGTGAACTGCTGCGATATCGTAAGCACATCGGAGCAGAACACATTCAgatatttactgacattaagaAGAAGCACAG TGCTCATGTGCTcacagctgatgtgtgtgttgtcgaGACGGCGAAGGCCGCTGAGTTTTTCCTCTCTGATGGTGTGGTGGTCACTGGACCTTCAACTGGAGTTCAGGCAAATCCTCAGGAGCTGATCG AGGTGATGCGCTCGGTCCAGATCCCGGTTCTGATCGGTTCTGGAGTGACTCATGAGAATGTGGACGATTATCTGCAGGCTGATGCTCTGATTGTCGGCTCACATTTTAAAAACGGCGGCCGCTGGGAGAACAGCGTGGATCCTGTTAGAGTGAAGAGCTTCATGGAGAAAATCCACAAACTGCGTAACTGA